Proteins found in one Gemmatimonadota bacterium genomic segment:
- a CDS encoding 3-dehydroquinate synthase: METARARGGREVAEPGKRQSGGIVLIGFMGTGKTAVGWRLARALGVPFVDTDALIEKKAAARVPEIFEQRGETGFRTIEKAVIRDLADGVRRVVATGGGAVLDPDNFAVLRSLGPVIHLKAPAETVLARTRGDSGTRPLLAGVDPLERIRSLQRERAPVYGRADLEIDTSRHTIEETVEMVKTLVESEERVIRVDLGPDSYDIVIGPDVLDRLGPRMKSFDLTGRALVVTHPGIAERYGGRTTDSLRSAGFEPDLVEVPDGEEQKSLPWAEKLYDAMLAHRMDRRSPVIALGGGVIGDLAGFAAATFLRGVPFIQVPTSLLAQVDASVGGKVAVDHRRGKNLIGAFYQPLLVLASLDTLDSLPDRELRAGMAEVIKYGVIADPGLFAYIEGRLDDIQKRDRGVLAHLVARSCEIKAEVVGGDERELGRRAILNFGHTMGHAIETQTGMLHGEAVAIGMVYAARVAERMKMLDDVSVRRLIELVRRTGLPHRCDGLDVPATIETMKLDKKSVGGRPRFILPNRIGEVAVRDDVPAEYIRSVLATGN, translated from the coding sequence ATGGAAACGGCACGGGCAAGAGGTGGACGGGAAGTGGCTGAACCTGGAAAACGGCAATCCGGCGGCATCGTCCTGATCGGCTTCATGGGCACGGGCAAGACGGCGGTGGGGTGGCGCCTCGCGCGCGCCCTGGGCGTGCCCTTCGTGGACACCGACGCGCTGATCGAGAAGAAGGCCGCGGCGCGTGTCCCCGAGATCTTCGAGCAGCGGGGGGAGACCGGTTTCCGGACGATCGAGAAGGCGGTCATCCGGGACCTCGCCGACGGGGTGCGCAGGGTGGTCGCCACCGGCGGCGGCGCGGTGCTCGATCCGGACAACTTCGCCGTGCTGCGGTCGCTGGGTCCGGTCATTCACCTGAAGGCGCCGGCAGAGACGGTCCTGGCGCGTACGCGCGGCGATTCAGGGACCAGGCCGCTCCTGGCCGGGGTAGACCCGCTGGAACGGATTCGGTCGCTCCAGCGCGAACGCGCACCGGTCTACGGCCGGGCAGACCTCGAAATCGACACGTCGCGGCATACGATCGAGGAAACGGTGGAGATGGTCAAGACCCTGGTAGAAAGTGAAGAACGCGTGATCCGGGTTGACCTCGGTCCCGACAGCTATGACATCGTGATCGGGCCCGATGTGCTCGACCGGCTGGGACCCCGGATGAAATCCTTCGATCTGACCGGTCGCGCGCTGGTCGTGACCCATCCGGGCATCGCGGAACGCTACGGAGGCCGGACGACAGACTCGCTGCGGTCGGCCGGGTTCGAACCGGACCTGGTCGAAGTGCCGGACGGCGAGGAGCAGAAGTCGCTTCCCTGGGCCGAAAAGCTCTATGACGCCATGCTGGCCCACCGGATGGACCGCCGTTCCCCCGTCATCGCGCTGGGCGGCGGGGTCATCGGAGACCTGGCCGGTTTCGCCGCGGCCACCTTCCTGCGCGGCGTCCCGTTCATCCAGGTCCCCACCTCGCTCCTCGCCCAGGTGGACGCCAGCGTGGGGGGCAAGGTGGCCGTGGACCACCGCCGCGGGAAGAACCTGATCGGCGCGTTCTACCAGCCCCTGCTCGTACTGGCCAGCCTGGACACGCTCGACAGTCTGCCGGACCGGGAACTGCGCGCGGGCATGGCGGAAGTGATCAAGTACGGCGTCATTGCAGACCCCGGCCTGTTCGCCTATATTGAGGGGCGCCTGGACGATATACAGAAGCGCGACCGCGGCGTACTGGCGCACCTCGTGGCGCGGTCCTGCGAGATCAAGGCGGAAGTGGTCGGCGGCGACGAGCGCGAACTGGGACGGCGGGCCATACTCAACTTCGGCCATACCATGGGCCACGCCATCGAGACGCAGACGGGCATGCTGCACGGCGAGGCCGTGGCCATCGGCATGGTCTACGCCGCCCGGGTCGCGGAGCGTATGAAAATGCTGGACGACGTAAGCGTCCGGCGGCTGATCGAACTGGTGCGGCGCACAGGGCTGCCCCACCGGTGCGACGGGCTGGACGTCCCGGCGACCATCGAGACCATGAAGCTCGACAAGAAGTCGGTGGGCGGCCGCCCGCGTTTCATCCTGCCCAACCGCATCGGCGAGGTGGCCGTCCGCGACGACGTGCCCGCCGAATACATCCGGTCCGTCCTTGCGACGGGGAACTAG
- the aroH gene encoding chorismate mutase has translation MMVRGVRGAITVESNTSEAICEASRRLLTTIVERNRIELEHIISVFFSSTKDLDAQTPAYGVRQMGWTAIPLFCTQEMEVPGSLPGCVRVLVHVNTEKSQDEIRHVYLDGAVVLRPDIAEGG, from the coding sequence ATCATGGTCCGAGGCGTTCGCGGCGCGATAACCGTTGAGTCGAACACTTCCGAAGCCATTTGTGAGGCATCGCGTCGGTTGCTTACAACAATAGTCGAACGAAACCGCATCGAACTGGAACACATCATCAGCGTGTTTTTTTCGTCGACGAAAGATCTCGATGCGCAGACACCCGCCTACGGCGTGCGCCAGATGGGGTGGACCGCGATCCCGCTGTTCTGCACGCAGGAGATGGAGGTCCCCGGGAGTCTTCCCGGGTGCGTACGGGTGCTGGTTCATGTAAATACGGAAAAATCGCAGGATGAAATACGGCATGTCTACCTGGACGGTGCCGTCGTGCTCCGGCCGGACATTGCCGAGGGAGGCTGA
- a CDS encoding guanylate kinase, translating into MRKSAIPSSRPRKSWRRSANRCRTLSDSVAPGRAEAKGFCLVLSAPSGTGKTTIGELLTTGDPTIVRSVSMTTRKKRPNERDGIDYRFVSADEFKEKIRQGAFLEWAEVYDGVLYGTPRDAVERVIRSGGVALLVIDVQGGGAVKAIFPEAVLVFLIPPSLDSLSRRLKQRGLEADDQIRKRLEKARTEMKYLPAYDYGVDNEDGKQQSTVDAIRGIIATERRRISRWEHP; encoded by the coding sequence ATACGGAAATCAGCCATTCCGTCATCCAGGCCAAGGAAGAGTTGGAGAAGGTCCGCGAACAGGTGCAGAACATTGAGTGATTCCGTCGCGCCCGGCCGCGCGGAGGCAAAGGGGTTCTGCCTGGTCCTCTCCGCGCCGTCGGGCACGGGAAAGACCACGATCGGCGAGTTGCTTACGACCGGAGACCCGACCATCGTCCGGTCCGTATCCATGACGACCCGTAAGAAGCGGCCGAACGAGCGGGACGGGATCGATTACCGGTTTGTCAGCGCGGACGAATTCAAGGAGAAGATACGCCAGGGCGCCTTTCTCGAATGGGCGGAAGTTTACGACGGCGTGCTGTACGGTACCCCACGGGACGCCGTCGAACGCGTCATCCGGTCCGGGGGCGTGGCCCTGCTGGTCATCGATGTCCAGGGCGGAGGAGCCGTCAAAGCCATATTCCCGGAGGCCGTTCTCGTCTTCCTGATTCCGCCTTCCCTGGACAGCCTGTCGCGGCGGTTGAAACAGCGCGGCCTGGAAGCGGACGATCAGATCCGCAAGCGGTTGGAAAAGGCGCGCACCGAGATGAAGTACCTGCCCGCGTATGACTACGGGGTCGACAATGAAGATGGCAAGCAGCAGTCCACCGTTGACGCCATTCGGGGGATCATAGCCACCGAACGGCGTCGCATCAGCCGATGGGAGCATCCATGA
- the aroQ gene encoding type II 3-dehydroquinate dehydratase encodes MMKLLVLHGPNLNMLGVREPEVYGTDTLEDINRSLETAAGGRGIKMRIRQSNHEGVLVDEIQQALGWADGILINPGAYTHTSIALRDAIVAVGLPVVEVHMSDIHAREKFRHHSYIEPVALRQICGHGSDSYRLGLEALIDHLGNGSE; translated from the coding sequence ATGATGAAATTACTCGTGTTGCACGGCCCGAACCTGAACATGCTGGGCGTCCGGGAGCCGGAAGTCTACGGTACGGATACGCTGGAGGACATCAACCGGTCCCTCGAGACAGCCGCGGGGGGGCGGGGGATCAAGATGCGCATCCGCCAGTCCAACCACGAGGGTGTGCTGGTGGACGAGATCCAGCAGGCCCTCGGCTGGGCCGACGGCATCCTGATCAATCCCGGCGCTTACACCCACACGAGCATCGCCCTGCGCGACGCCATCGTCGCCGTGGGCCTGCCCGTCGTGGAAGTCCACATGTCGGACATACACGCCCGGGAGAAGTTCCGGCATCATTCCTATATCGAGCCCGTGGCGCTCAGGCAGATCTGCGGACACGGAAGCGACAGCTACCGGCTGGGCCTGGAGGCCCTGATCGACCACCTCGGGAACGGGAGCGAATGA
- a CDS encoding prephenate dehydrogenase, translating into MRITIIGVGLLGGSFGMAVRKAGAAERVAGVDLDRAVLDRALERGAIDAGYLETAEGVEGADLVVLATPVRSILDMLPGLAPLLGRETILLDLGSTKEAIVCAVASQAGIRRYVGGHPMAGTEHTGIDHADDGLFQDATFALVPPPGADEGALDLLKDLVHRIGARPAVIPAERHDRIVSVTSHLPYLLSVVLALAAEKTARDEERLGEFAASGFRDTTRLAASTVQVMADICLTNGRPLLRGIEDARRLLDDLAAQIEEGRESELVETLTKAKESRAALLGERRTD; encoded by the coding sequence ATGCGTATCACCATTATCGGCGTGGGACTGCTGGGCGGTTCCTTCGGCATGGCGGTCCGGAAGGCGGGGGCGGCGGAACGCGTCGCGGGCGTCGACCTGGACCGGGCCGTACTGGACCGGGCCCTGGAGCGCGGCGCCATCGACGCGGGATACCTGGAAACGGCCGAAGGGGTGGAAGGGGCCGACCTGGTCGTCCTCGCTACGCCCGTGCGGTCCATCCTGGACATGTTGCCCGGCCTCGCGCCGCTGCTCGGTAGAGAGACCATCCTCCTGGACCTGGGCAGCACCAAGGAGGCCATCGTTTGCGCCGTCGCTAGCCAGGCCGGCATCAGGCGGTACGTCGGCGGGCACCCCATGGCGGGTACAGAGCACACCGGCATCGATCACGCCGATGACGGGCTGTTTCAGGACGCGACGTTCGCCCTGGTTCCGCCCCCCGGGGCGGATGAAGGCGCCCTCGACCTGCTCAAGGACCTGGTCCACCGGATCGGGGCGCGTCCCGCCGTCATTCCCGCCGAGCGCCACGACCGGATCGTCTCGGTCACCAGCCACCTGCCCTACCTGCTGTCCGTGGTGCTGGCGCTCGCCGCGGAGAAGACGGCGCGCGATGAAGAACGCCTGGGCGAGTTCGCCGCGTCGGGATTCCGGGACACGACCCGCCTGGCCGCGTCCACCGTGCAGGTGATGGCCGACATCTGCCTGACCAACGGGCGGCCCCTGCTGCGCGGCATCGAGGACGCCAGGCGGTTGCTCGACGACCTGGCGGCTCAGATCGAGGAGGGGCGCGAATCGGAACTGGTGGAGACGCTGACGAAGGCGAAGGAAAGCAGGGCCGCGTTGCTGGGTGAAAGGAGGACCGATTGA
- the pheA gene encoding prephenate dehydratase produces the protein MAVLAYFGDAAEPVPHGWFDDVFRAVDEGSCDYGMLPIENTLAGSIHVNYDLMQEHDLQIVGEIVLRIVHNLMAKPGVRSEELRRVQSHPKALEQCVRFFREHPSMKPETVYDTGGAAKMLGEGGGRDIGVIASTRAAERYGLEILERGIEDNPQNYTRFLVLGRAPEPSEGERMKTSIVFSVPHEPGMLFKAMSVFALRDISINKIESRPLVGSPWEYLFYLDFEGHAESLLCSRALNHLREIAKNYKLLGSYAEGRIVDRV, from the coding sequence ATGGCCGTGCTCGCATATTTCGGAGACGCGGCCGAACCGGTTCCCCATGGATGGTTCGACGACGTGTTCCGCGCCGTGGACGAGGGCAGTTGCGACTACGGCATGCTGCCGATCGAGAACACCCTGGCGGGCAGCATCCACGTCAATTACGACCTGATGCAGGAGCACGACCTGCAGATCGTAGGTGAAATCGTGCTCCGCATCGTCCACAACCTGATGGCGAAACCGGGTGTCCGGTCGGAGGAACTCCGCCGGGTCCAGTCCCACCCCAAAGCGCTCGAACAGTGCGTCCGGTTCTTCCGGGAGCATCCGTCGATGAAACCCGAAACCGTGTACGATACCGGCGGCGCGGCCAAGATGCTCGGTGAGGGCGGGGGGCGGGATATCGGCGTGATTGCGAGCACACGGGCCGCGGAGCGGTACGGGCTGGAGATCCTGGAGCGCGGGATCGAAGACAACCCCCAGAACTATACGCGGTTTTTGGTCCTGGGCAGAGCGCCCGAACCATCGGAGGGCGAACGCATGAAGACCTCCATCGTGTTCTCGGTTCCCCACGAACCCGGCATGCTGTTCAAGGCCATGAGCGTCTTCGCGCTGCGGGACATCTCCATCAACAAAATCGAATCGCGGCCCCTGGTCGGATCCCCCTGGGAGTATCTGTTCTACCTGGATTTCGAGGGGCACGCGGAGAGCCTGCTCTGCAGCCGGGCGCTCAACCACCTCCGGGAGATCGCCAAAAACTACAAGCTGCTGGGCTCCTATGCCGAAGGCCGCATCGTGGACCGGGTCTGA
- the trpB gene encoding tryptophan synthase subunit beta, with product MTLPDQRGHFGIFGGRYVPETLMTALDELLEVYEAAKRDPDFEEEFRYYLRDYVGRPSPLYYAERLTQALGGARIYLKREDLNHTGAHKINNTIGQILLTRRMKKPRVIAETGAGQHGVATATVAARFGLECDVYMGSEDMARQALNVFRMRLMGSRVIAVDAGSRTLKDALNEALRDWATNVRHTHYIIGSVAGPHPFPMMVRDFQSVIGREAREQVLEKEGRLPDVLVACVGGGSNAIGLFHPFLDDGVRLIGVEGAGHGLDTGMHAATLGLGTPGVLHGAMSYTGQDANGQIQVAHSISAGLDYPGVGPEHSYLKDSGRAEYVSVTDEEALEAFELLSRVEGIIPALESAHAIAHIARIAPEMDREGVIVAGLSGRGDKDVEQVDGLLARNGERAGDAE from the coding sequence ATCACGCTGCCCGACCAGCGCGGACACTTCGGCATATTCGGCGGCCGTTACGTTCCGGAGACATTGATGACGGCCCTGGACGAGCTGCTCGAAGTGTACGAGGCGGCGAAGAGGGACCCTGACTTCGAGGAGGAGTTCCGTTACTACCTCCGGGACTACGTGGGCCGTCCGTCCCCCCTCTACTACGCGGAGCGGTTGACGCAGGCCCTCGGCGGTGCGCGGATCTATCTCAAGCGGGAGGACCTGAACCACACGGGCGCCCACAAGATCAACAACACCATTGGCCAGATCCTGCTCACCCGGCGCATGAAGAAACCACGGGTCATCGCGGAGACCGGGGCGGGCCAGCACGGCGTGGCCACGGCCACCGTGGCCGCCCGCTTCGGCCTGGAATGCGACGTCTACATGGGTTCCGAGGATATGGCCCGCCAGGCGCTGAACGTCTTCCGCATGCGCCTGATGGGCAGCCGGGTCATCGCCGTCGACGCGGGCAGCCGCACGCTGAAGGACGCGCTGAACGAGGCCCTGCGCGACTGGGCGACCAACGTCCGCCATACCCATTACATCATCGGATCGGTGGCGGGCCCCCATCCCTTTCCCATGATGGTGCGTGATTTCCAGTCGGTCATCGGCCGGGAAGCGCGGGAGCAGGTCCTGGAGAAAGAAGGACGGCTCCCCGACGTGCTCGTCGCCTGTGTGGGGGGCGGCAGCAACGCCATCGGGCTCTTCCATCCCTTCCTCGACGACGGCGTCCGCCTGATCGGCGTGGAAGGCGCGGGACACGGGCTGGATACGGGGATGCACGCGGCCACGCTGGGCCTGGGTACGCCGGGTGTGCTGCACGGCGCCATGAGTTATACCGGCCAGGACGCGAACGGCCAGATCCAGGTGGCCCATTCCATCTCCGCGGGACTCGACTATCCCGGCGTGGGACCCGAGCACAGCTACCTGAAGGACTCCGGCCGAGCGGAGTACGTGAGCGTGACCGACGAAGAGGCGCTGGAGGCCTTCGAACTGCTCTCCAGGGTCGAAGGCATCATTCCGGCGCTCGAAAGCGCCCATGCCATTGCCCATATCGCCCGGATCGCCCCGGAAATGGACCGGGAGGGGGTCATCGTCGCCGGGCTGTCGGGCCGCGGGGACAAGGACGTCGAGCAGGTGGACGGGTTATTGGCCCGGAACGGTGAGCGCGCAGGAGACGCTGAATGA
- a CDS encoding tryptophan synthase subunit alpha yields the protein MNRIEETFASLKSAGRKALIPYVMAGDPDLETTAALVVELDRRGADLVELGVPFSDPIADGPTIQRAALRALTGGTTLRSIVETVASIREHTGIPVVLMTYYNPVLAYGIGDFCRDAARAGVDGLIVPDLPPEEGADLSDACLRHGLTVVFLVAPTSTSARIELVNRHTTGFVYCVSLTGVTGARGELAEGVDAFMAQVRSHTDRPLGLGFGISSPDQAGEAARLADGVIVGSAIINVMEAHAGEPDMLRSVGEYVASLRAGMDRETPVAVQG from the coding sequence ATGAACCGGATCGAAGAGACCTTCGCATCGCTGAAGTCCGCGGGCCGCAAGGCGCTGATCCCCTATGTCATGGCGGGGGACCCGGACCTGGAAACGACGGCCGCGCTGGTCGTTGAACTGGACCGACGCGGGGCCGACCTGGTGGAACTGGGCGTGCCCTTCTCCGATCCCATCGCCGATGGCCCCACGATCCAGCGTGCCGCGCTTCGGGCGCTGACCGGGGGCACGACCCTGCGGTCCATCGTCGAGACGGTCGCTTCCATCCGGGAACATACCGGCATTCCGGTGGTACTGATGACCTACTACAACCCGGTGCTCGCGTACGGGATCGGGGACTTCTGCCGGGATGCCGCGCGTGCGGGGGTGGACGGGCTGATCGTGCCCGATCTCCCGCCGGAGGAAGGGGCCGATCTGTCCGACGCCTGCCTCCGGCACGGCCTCACCGTCGTCTTCCTGGTGGCGCCCACGAGCACTTCGGCGCGGATCGAACTGGTGAACCGCCATACCACGGGATTCGTCTACTGCGTCTCCCTGACGGGCGTCACGGGCGCGCGGGGGGAACTGGCGGAAGGGGTGGACGCGTTCATGGCACAGGTGCGGTCCCACACGGACCGGCCCCTCGGGCTGGGATTCGGCATCTCGTCACCGGATCAGGCCGGCGAGGCCGCGCGCCTGGCCGACGGGGTCATCGTGGGCAGCGCCATCATCAACGTGATGGAAGCGCACGCCGGCGAACCGGACATGCTCCGGTCCGTGGGCGAATACGTAGCTTCACTGAGGGCAGGCATGGACCGGGAAACGCCGGTGGCCGTGCAGGGGTAG
- a CDS encoding YicC family protein — protein sequence MICSMTGYGAGESDLAGVRTVVELRSVNGRFCDIAVRLPKSLGSLEGRVRAYVQDHVTRGNVSVSVRCDDGDSNAHGIRIDAEAGRKYCDALRQLKDELGVSGEVSLEMVAAYPGLVTPEADEVDPAERWKGIEAALERALVAFKDMKRNEGKALETDLRGRIEAILALLRSIEDRSPGRVAEFRERLRHRIEGLLDDGPVDPQRMAMEITLFAERSDVTEECVRLNAHCGAFLEALGDDGSPGRRLNFLIQEMNREINTIGSKSNDTEISHSVIQAKEELEKVREQVQNIE from the coding sequence ATGATATGCAGCATGACTGGATACGGCGCCGGGGAATCCGACCTCGCCGGCGTCCGCACCGTCGTCGAACTGCGTTCGGTTAACGGCCGGTTCTGCGACATCGCGGTAAGGCTGCCGAAGTCTCTGGGTTCGCTGGAGGGCCGCGTGCGCGCGTACGTGCAGGACCACGTGACGCGAGGCAACGTTTCCGTGTCCGTCCGGTGCGACGACGGCGATTCAAACGCCCACGGGATACGGATCGACGCGGAGGCCGGAAGGAAGTACTGCGACGCGCTGAGGCAGCTCAAGGACGAGCTCGGCGTATCGGGCGAGGTCTCCCTCGAAATGGTCGCGGCCTACCCGGGCCTGGTGACGCCGGAAGCCGACGAAGTCGACCCGGCCGAGCGCTGGAAGGGTATCGAGGCCGCCCTGGAGCGCGCGCTTGTCGCCTTCAAGGACATGAAGCGAAACGAGGGAAAGGCGCTCGAAACAGACCTGCGCGGCAGGATCGAAGCCATACTGGCCTTGCTGCGTTCGATCGAGGACCGGTCGCCGGGCCGCGTGGCCGAGTTCCGGGAACGCCTGCGTCATCGGATCGAGGGCCTGCTCGACGACGGACCGGTCGACCCGCAGCGCATGGCCATGGAGATCACCCTGTTTGCGGAGCGGAGCGACGTGACCGAGGAATGCGTCCGCCTGAACGCCCATTGCGGTGCCTTCCTGGAAGCGCTGGGGGACGACGGGAGTCCGGGCAGGCGCCTCAACTTCCTCATCCAGGAAATGAACCGGGAGATCAACACCATCGGATCCAAGAGCAACGATACGGAAATCAGCCATTCCGTCATCCAGGCCAAGGAAGAGTTGGAGAAGGTCCGCGAACAGGTGCAGAACATTGAGTGA
- the aroF gene encoding 3-deoxy-7-phosphoheptulonate synthase: MVVVMKLHATEDEKEHVRETIRAFGCKPRDIQGDEMSIICVIGNTLSLSPEQFEILDGVDRVQRIQRPYKLVSREVQPHKTRFKVGDVTIGGDGITIIAGPCSVESYDQFLEAAQHARAAGANIIRGGAFKPRTSPYSFQGLGEEGLKIMARVSEETGLPTISEVMEPEMEPMVSEYVDMLQIGARNMQNYPLLNVAGRSSKPVMLKRGMSATLEEMLLAAEYILAAGNHNVVLCERGIRTFETWTRNTLDISAVPVLQKYTHLPVFIDPSHGTGNADFVGPAARAAVAVGADGLMIEMHPTPERALSDGDQSLTPEALTSLIPELQAVATAVNRTIG; encoded by the coding sequence ATGGTGGTTGTAATGAAACTTCATGCAACGGAAGACGAGAAGGAGCACGTCCGGGAGACGATCCGGGCCTTCGGCTGTAAACCACGGGACATCCAGGGCGACGAGATGTCCATCATCTGCGTGATCGGCAATACCCTGAGCCTATCGCCCGAACAGTTCGAGATCCTGGACGGGGTGGACCGCGTTCAGCGCATCCAGCGGCCCTACAAGCTGGTAAGCCGGGAGGTGCAGCCGCACAAGACCCGTTTCAAGGTGGGCGACGTGACGATTGGAGGCGACGGCATCACCATCATCGCCGGTCCCTGTTCCGTCGAATCCTACGACCAGTTCCTGGAGGCGGCGCAACACGCCCGGGCCGCGGGGGCCAACATCATACGCGGCGGCGCGTTCAAGCCCAGGACCTCGCCCTACAGCTTCCAGGGGCTCGGAGAGGAGGGCCTGAAGATCATGGCCCGGGTCAGCGAGGAAACGGGCCTGCCGACCATCTCGGAAGTGATGGAGCCCGAGATGGAACCCATGGTCTCGGAATACGTGGACATGCTGCAGATCGGCGCCCGGAACATGCAGAACTATCCGCTGCTGAACGTAGCGGGACGGAGCAGCAAGCCCGTCATGCTCAAGCGGGGCATGTCCGCCACGCTCGAGGAGATGCTCCTGGCGGCCGAGTACATCCTGGCGGCGGGGAACCACAACGTCGTCCTGTGCGAAAGGGGTATCCGGACCTTTGAGACCTGGACCCGGAACACGCTCGACATCTCCGCCGTGCCCGTGCTGCAGAAATACACCCATCTGCCCGTGTTCATCGACCCGAGCCACGGGACCGGCAATGCCGATTTCGTGGGGCCGGCCGCCCGGGCGGCCGTGGCGGTGGGTGCCGATGGACTCATGATCGAGATGCATCCGACGCCGGAGCGCGCGCTGTCCGACGGGGACCAGTCCCTGACTCCGGAAGCGCTGACCTCCCTGATCCCGGAACTGCAGGCGGTCGCGACGGCCGTCAACCGTACCATCGGCTGA
- a CDS encoding fibronectin-binding domain-containing protein, translated as MDALVLQAVKDESRELEGSRIVAVEQHAPMEIGLVLKTSTGRRVLSLSVQPGFSRVHLSDAGKKGAASSALLAALRDHLVPGMLEKVDVAPFERVVQLHCRGRSSPGPGRYRIIAELIGNRGIMVFLSDPDRVILETLRRIRGTERELVPGETYAFPPPMKKTPLGEATRELLAGTDRLETPEALARHLTATFAGLSRDMGQEVLVRAGLVDTTGLADTDGEDRVARIWHSLEELVRRVRARDWTPCIGRSQDGRARVLSAVPVHSLPAAQVERHESVSVAVERFYEERMAEEAFKQRLQKVQRALRDEIRRLERLTENLGKDLVHVEQEEEYRRYGELITSHLARLKAGSTEALVEDYFSGDREEVSIPMKPNLSPAENARWYFRQARKARDGRKAVVQRIARARKRLEEVTGIREKLGCGDDDERLENAHRACIRLDLVKAPRETGASKTGASKRLRKKAGQDIHPRRYLTTSGHLLLVGRNSRENEALTKSAAPDDIWLHARNLGGSHVILRREDKTQMPSRKTLYEAACLAAWYSKGRGSTTVPVDYTERRYVRKMKNGSPGQVVFTREKTLFVEPGLALRQADTPETA; from the coding sequence ATGGACGCCCTGGTGTTACAGGCCGTGAAAGACGAAAGCAGGGAACTGGAAGGGTCGCGTATTGTGGCCGTCGAGCAGCACGCACCCATGGAAATCGGACTCGTCCTGAAGACGAGCACGGGCAGGCGCGTGCTGTCGCTTTCCGTGCAGCCGGGTTTCTCCCGGGTACATCTGTCGGATGCCGGGAAGAAGGGCGCGGCCTCGTCCGCGCTGCTCGCGGCGCTGCGGGATCATCTCGTTCCCGGTATGCTGGAGAAGGTCGACGTGGCACCCTTCGAACGGGTGGTTCAACTCCATTGCAGGGGGCGGTCCTCGCCGGGACCGGGCCGGTACCGCATAATCGCAGAACTCATCGGGAACCGGGGAATCATGGTTTTCCTTTCCGATCCGGACCGCGTTATCCTGGAGACCCTCAGGCGCATCCGGGGCACGGAAAGGGAACTGGTCCCCGGCGAGACCTACGCGTTCCCGCCGCCGATGAAGAAAACACCGCTCGGCGAAGCCACGCGCGAACTGCTGGCCGGGACGGACCGCCTTGAGACGCCGGAAGCACTGGCGCGGCATTTGACCGCCACCTTCGCGGGACTGTCCAGGGATATGGGCCAGGAGGTCCTGGTCCGGGCGGGCCTGGTGGACACGACGGGTCTTGCGGACACGGACGGGGAGGACCGCGTCGCCCGGATTTGGCATAGCCTGGAGGAGCTTGTCCGCCGCGTGAGGGCGCGGGACTGGACGCCCTGCATCGGGAGATCGCAAGACGGCCGGGCCCGCGTCCTTTCCGCGGTCCCGGTCCATTCTCTGCCCGCGGCGCAGGTAGAACGCCACGAATCCGTCAGCGTCGCCGTGGAACGTTTCTACGAAGAACGGATGGCCGAAGAAGCGTTCAAGCAGCGGTTGCAGAAGGTACAGCGCGCCCTGCGCGATGAGATCCGGCGCCTGGAGCGCCTGACGGAGAACCTGGGTAAGGACCTGGTTCACGTGGAGCAGGAAGAAGAATACCGCCGGTACGGCGAGCTGATCACCTCTCACCTGGCCCGGCTGAAAGCGGGGTCGACGGAAGCCCTGGTCGAAGACTACTTCAGCGGTGACCGGGAGGAAGTCTCCATTCCCATGAAGCCCAACCTGTCGCCGGCGGAGAACGCCCGGTGGTACTTCCGGCAGGCCCGCAAGGCCCGGGACGGGAGGAAGGCGGTGGTCCAACGCATCGCCCGGGCACGGAAACGCCTGGAAGAAGTCACGGGTATCCGCGAGAAGCTCGGTTGCGGCGACGACGACGAAAGGCTGGAGAATGCCCACCGGGCCTGCATCAGGCTGGACCTGGTCAAGGCGCCCCGCGAAACAGGCGCTTCGAAAACCGGCGCTTCGAAACGTCTGCGCAAGAAGGCCGGGCAGGACATCCATCCGAGGAGGTACCTCACCACCAGCGGACACCTGCTGCTCGTGGGCCGCAACAGCCGGGAGAACGAAGCGCTGACGAAATCGGCGGCGCCGGACGACATCTGGCTGCACGCGCGGAACCTGGGCGGTTCCCACGTGATCCTGCGACGGGAGGACAAGACCCAGATGCCGAGCAGGAAAACCCTCTACGAAGCGGCCTGCCTGGCGGCCTGGTACAGCAAGGGCCGGGGTTCCACCACGGTGCCGGTGGACTACACGGAGCGCCGTTACGTCCGTAAAATGAAAAACGGCAGCCCCGGACAGGTCGTGTTCACCCGCGAAAAAACGCTCTTCGTCGAACCCGGACTGGCACTCCGCCAGGCCGACACGCCGGAGACGGCCTGA